GAGTGCTTTTCCCATGGTTAACCATTTTCACCTTCTCCTTTTCCTTAAGTGTCTTCAATACCATTATGCAAAACTTGTTTTTAGTACGCCCTCAGACCCCACTTTATGTAGTTTCAACCTTAGAATGAAGTTTAGAAAACCAAATGTTTACTAGTCCAAAACTTCAGAGGAATTTTCTAGCCTTTTTGGAGTGCGGATCATGGTTCTAGTCATCCTTTAATTTTCACCCTTTGGAGTGCATGTTAATTGCATTTtgtttgaacaaaaaaaaagaaaaaaagaaaaaaaggggtaATATTTCAAGTACGAACATTCATGTAAATAGAAAGTAAGGTGAGTTACATTGACAACATTAAGAAATACCCTTCCCCTTTCTAAGATTACAGTAGGAtagaatttgtttttaatttagttaatgcTAGATGTGACttatttttggttaaaaaaGGGATTAAAGTGCTCtatctctttctttatttttgtttttttagctGATGAAATGTCTATttttaatcctttttttttttcttttcctttattctGTAAGATTACCATTCATGAGTTgaaactcaaattggatttaGCTAGCAAACCTAGAGCCGTCGACTGGAACCCAAATCTAACTAATGGTTGAGTGGTGAACCTATGggagaagaaaagagggagagagtgggagggagggggagggggagagagagagagagagagacccggggggggggggaagggaggGAGGCCCTTGGAACTCAGTTTTAGGTTCAAAGATAAAATCAGCATTTCAGTTTCAAACATATTGATGTCcgcatatttttgtttacacTCTGGACGATAGCCAAATGACAATAAGATCTAATAACTTGAGATggccaattaattttaaaaatataaaaatatttttattttgaaatcttAGAAAAgtgataatataatttaatctaaaaatatatatatgtacatagtAATTTGATCCGTGTGGTTGGGCCGCTTTTGAATTATGCCTAATTATGACCAGTATCTTCTATTCAAATTTCTTTCTTGTTGATTGATATATCTATTGCCTACACCTCTGCGTCATGTCCATATTTTTCCATGTTTCATCTCATGTAATGATTGCATCACCTACTTACCAATGAGAATTTAGAGCCGACCTCATagtgttttgtttttttcttctctcttatttaattttgaaatttgaatgctGCATTTggaatcttatttttattaaagacTTACAGTAGTCCAATTCAACTATGATGGATATCTGGAAAGTTAGGGCAACCATTTGCAGCGCATTGCTAAATGGTGAAATTTTGTCATTTCATTTCCAATGGACCAATATCCATCAGAACTTCCTTCATATGGATTCAATAGCATGGGCTATGTTATTTTGAGACGGTCTTGCAGTTTCTGGTTTCATGAATTCACATAATGGCACAATAAAAGGGCTGTTAACTTTAATTGCTCGGTCAAATTCATGCAATGAATCAGAGATAACACCTTGAATTGTGCAGTAAAACTACTATGGTCATGGAACAGTATTTTGATAGTGACTTTACCGTAGCTTTTGAAGGTCCTTTATTGGTCGGTCATGTCATTGTCATAATCATAATTCATATGCTTCAATAATTATCTTCTCcttcttatatatttttgaagCATTGCTTTTGATTTTGCAGGTGATTGGTTTTATATCACGGTAGTTGAAGCACTGGTTTGGCTTTATACAGgtgataattgttttttttttcttttatggatATCAATGTCAATGTGAATAATTATTGCTTGTACCATCCGAAAAGCCATATTAATAACCTTTCTGTTTAGTGAGGGGTAGTGGCAGGTTCCATTACATCAGTTTCCTAACCCTTCATGGAATTGATATGGAGGGGCATTATGATTGTCAAACCTAAAATCTGGCTCTCTCATTGCCACAATCTTTTGACCAACTTTTTGCTTAGAAAACCTAGATCGGCAGAAATTATTAGCTTGAGTAGAAAAATACAGATGTTGCATCAAATTATGTTTgaatgtaataattatatatctcacaataaataacaagaTACTGAATCCTGAATAGATGCACCTGGCTGGCCTGTGAGAACCAACTTTTGATGTTAAACGGCTCCAGCTACATTACAAGGACTGTTAAAGGCTAACCAAACTAGACCCATAATCTATGTACCTCTGCATACCCACCATTAATTATTGCAGAGAAAACAATTATTGAGCTTCAGCCATATGCCAAAATTGACTGCATTTCATCTACATCTGCACTGGGCATGTACATTCGCATTTATGTAGAAGTAGCATTTGAAATTTCCCGCTTGAAGATTGCCGTAACTGCATATTGCTATAACTAGCACAGAATTTTGGGACTGGTTGGTTATTGCCTGGATGTTTTCCatcttcgttttttttttttttatttagattttttcaGTTTCAGAAATAATAAAGACTTTAGAATGGGCATTGTTTCGCTATAACGatcctatttttgcaaaatcaGAGCAAGCATTTCTgtgttttatctttttaaaattggGGCGttctaatataaaatttaggtaAAGTACACTTAGATCCCTATGGTTTGAGCTATTCTTATAGTATTCCAAGTGCAAAATCACAGTGCAAGCATATGGATCGTTATAGCGAAGGGATTGTTTACAAAATCATATGGacttgaaatattaaaaataaaccaGAGGTGtctgtaaattttttttttttacagggATTTcggttgaatttttttttttttttcctgtaaatgGTTGAAATTTATCCAATATGTTACTAAAACAATGTCTGCAACTAAAAATAGTTTTCTCAAATGGAACAAAGAGGGCTCAGAGggaaaatatttacttttttaatcttatttggAGTTGTTTTCGAgcgcgtgtatatatatatgtatgtatgtatatacatatttgtCAGGTAAATTATTGATTTGGGTTGGTGAATACTGAATAGAAGATGCCTCTACTGTACTCAAAGACTGACACGGGTTGCCCCCCCATGAATTGTGCATTGGCTGCATGCTATTACTTGTACATAAACCAATTCTTCTCTGATCAAATTCCTCTCCCTTACCTTCTCTTCTCTATTGAAATTGGCTTTTCTTCCTCTCTAAACTGTGCCACTGACAAATGTCTCATGGAGTGGCAGCCGATATGCCTTACTTGCTAAGACTGTACCTGGCTGCTGTATATGATTCTCAACTCTAGagtttcaataatatatatacatataatacatacatatacatatatatatatgtattcctATTCCTCTAatatttccttccatttttcgTCTGGCTAGAAAGGTTCCATACGTCCACACAACTTTCGTAGGGGGCTTAGTAAATTACATGGTTTTGGAAAATTCTAAAAGTGAGTGATAAATATAGTGTCAAGTCACTTGTCTAGTGATACTTGGAAGAAGGATGTTttgaccaaaaataaaaatgcatattttgtttacatgcattacaaatataatataatattatttatctcccaACTATGCTTGTGGGTTGAGTATTCATCTTAGTACTTCTAGGGTCAAGGGTATTCTTTTTTATCATAGATTTAATTGCGTTAAGTAATTATTGTCAATTagcataaaaattattaaatctttcGACATGAATTGTAAACAAACATTACCAGAGAGCTAGAATTTTATATTGATCCCATTCACTAGAtcagattaaggcttgtgacgACGGTAatgatatttgtttattttatttttaggtaatttatttttatttaaaaaaaattccaaaaaagaTGAGATCAATCATAAactttgtaaaatattttatatgacaACTAGACTTTGAAACAATCTATTTTATGTATGGTCTGGGGAaatattaagttttaaatatagGTAAATAGATCGAAAAGCTCTTGAATTCTGATTATTTGGTTTgaatattatttgaatttttgaaatttacttACTCATGAGTTcatcaacttttcaaaattaacaaTGATATCTGGTGAGAACTAGTCTTAGACCCTTCTTAACCTTTGGCTCTTTAGGGGTGTAGTGATTAATTTTAAAGCTTAGAATGTGTCTGTTCATGACCAAATTCTGGATCTATAAtcaatttacttttaaaatattatatgtgaaatgtcacttcatgtaattttttattttgttcttacCTAAAATGTTTTGTGtgaaaaactaaataataaaattctttgAGCAAATCCTTTCTTAGACTTTGGCTaaaaaatatttgggctaaTTTAGAAAGAAACCTAATccttaatttataattttatctaattaattcttttaattttgttaattaagtttaaattagCTCAATtgggtgtaattttattaaaattaatttagaaaaaatatattcatattgATTTGACATATATTTacacataaaataaatagattatgtgtaataagttatatatatatattttatttatgcgtATATGTAAGTTTCACAAATATTACTATTATAGAACATTGGATATACTAAGTTAATTTCCTCTAAATCAATTTTACATCTTGAATAAAATTGTATTCAATTgagtaatttaattatcaaaattgaataaaattgtaaattcatgaaaataatttgattagtcggtcaaaatatttttcttatgatTTGCAATTTAAATGCCCAAAATAacgacaattttttttttttcttaaaaacacATTTAGAGTATATTTGTCTGTCAACGCTGCTAATTAATCTTTCAAAACCAGTCTTTACAGCCCTAATCTAGTGGCTCTAATCCTAGGAAGGGAGGGCTCCAAAGCAGCCGAAGCCGATAACGTCGGATCACGTGAACGCCACGTGACGGACCCCCACAGTACTTCCATGGCCGTTTCATGCACAAGCCAGTCTACCATCTCCCCCTCCAGCTCTGCAACTATGGCCTCGCCttcctcttcaaactctccccACCCTTCCCCTTCTTTTCTTCCGAAATCTTTCTCGATCAGCCCATCTATGTCTTCAGAAACAAAGCTCCGAATTCTCGAGCTTAGTTCCTCGATTAACTGTGACCCCTTAAGTCGACGACCATGGTGGGCATTCATGGAAGGCTTCATGATTTCTGCGAGAAGCTCGTCTAGGAGCTGGAAGAGGAGCTTCCTGTTGCACCGGTGCTTCAGGTGCGAGTGTTTGGCGACGGAGGAGAGTTCAAGGTGGTGGAAGATTGAAGGGTGGAGGGGGTGGGCGGGAGAGTGGAATTTGGGGAAAGAGACGTCGTCGGTATTGACGTTGTTGATGATGCCAGTACATTTCAGAATCCTTTTTATGTACTGAAGCTCCGCTCCGTCGTCACCGACGGTGGTGCCGGGGTGTCTGGTTTCTCGGGCGGTGGACGGATGCCTTGCTTTTTGGTCGTACGTCTGGCCCAGACTACTAGACAAGTACTGTACCGTCCTCCTTTTCCGTGAAAGAGCACCAGATACCTGTGGGTTCTTTTCAACACTAAAAATTAATACACAAGATGACACGAAACCATGTTCTATATACTCATAGGTATAATCACAATACGCACACACAAGGGAGCACATTCTAATCTTTGTTGGATAAAAGACTTCACGAGTTGTACACACACGAGGGAGGGAGCATACCTTATCAAATAAACTCTCACaacctttttatataaaacttatAAGCTTTAGAGTTTGGAGCttctatatataatttaaaccaaGTCAAACACTCTCTAAATGACATAGTGATTAAGCTCTTATTtgtggggtgtgtgtgtgtgtgtgtgtgtttttaatgaaattaattcctcaattgaaattttttataatttattatcctAGAAACTCTCACTCTTGTTTTTATCTATAAAAGTTGTTTGTGGGTTTGAAtgtattcttttgataaaaagcTCTCTAGTGACCAAATTTGTccattttaatttaacttatttttaaacTCTTCGTTCAACTAAAATTAGGGACTTCTTGGAGTTTAAAAAATGCAGAGTTTGACAAGACCAGATATTGAATTTACATAATTATactatattatgtataatataggGAGGGAGAAATTAAAGATGAAGGGTTGATACCTGTTTTTGAGGTAATTTTGTGGTCGGAGAAGAAGGCTCTCTCTTTACCGCGAAAAGGCTTGGGGCAGTGACACTAGGAAGCTTACTTGGCAATGTCGGTTTCCTGCATTTCCCGGCTGAGAGATTTGATTTATTCGCCGCCCCCGCCGGCGATCGAACAAACGGCTCCTCCTGCTTATTTCGAAGCGTTTTCGGAAGCTTTCTGAGGCGCGGACCGTAACGCTCGCTCGCACTTCTCTTCCGATCCTGCTGGCTTTGCAGCTCCTCTTTCTTCGGCCTTGGCTGTTGTAGTTCAGAATCCACCGGTATTGACGATAATGGCGATGGTTTGGTGGTTTCCGCCTTGACCTTGTTCTTGCTCTTGAGCCTGGGCGAGCAAGAAAATGATTCATATAATAGGTTCTTCCCTTGGGACACAACAAGATTTCCATCTCTTCTTTGGTCTCTGTTCCTCAAATTATTGCTTAAATCCATGCCAAACTTCCTTCCAACTCTACTTTCTATAACTTGCTTCATTCTCTCCGCTGAGATTTGTTCCAACTCTTGGCTTGCACCGACATTCTCTTTGTTGATCTGAAGAGAAAACCTGTGATCCACGTCTGACCTTCTGGCCGCCGACATTCTTGGAGTCTCCGGCAACGACCGGCTGCCGATGATATCGGCATCCAACAGGATTGATCTGCTGCTTCTTGACCGGCCTGTGGAGGGGGGCTGCCGGAGTCCAAATTCTTGTTTTAGATTCTGTACTGGAGTTTGTGGGTCGGGAAGAAGATCAAGACCCATTAGTCTAGCCACTAGATTTGGTGTCCTAGCCATTGGAGATAGTAATTCTGATTCATCCGTTCTTGCTTTTGGAGCTTCAGCTGCTTTTGATCGACCACTTGTTTTGATTTGAATACCCATCTggattggatttttttttttttttagatttggaGCATCCAATATCagaattatcatcatcattacATACTTTAAACAGATGGGCGTCCagaaaattgaatattaatttatggaaaatgatgatgacACTACAGTACTTCTTACTGGAATACTAAAtgcttctccttcctctttcATGGCACCTTTGATGAATCTCTCCTCCGTGATCTCCAAGCTGTTCCTTGTTCCTTCTTCTCCTGCAAGCATTATTTGAACAAAACCCACAACTCAATTTTCTTCCTAACCAAACATAaatccacagagagagagagagagagagagagagagagagagagacctttgAGAACGGTGGGTTGTTGAGAGAGGAAAGAATCAAGCTTGAAAGAGGGAAGCTGAAAGAGATGAAAGACAGAGCTCATGCATCCAGCTGAAGCAGTGGTGGTTTCTTTCTGAGCCTCGCCACCGCCGCCTAGTGCTGCTCTCTTTGAAGATCCGGCGCCGCCCCAGCTGAGCCACTCTTTTCCCATATCCAGCGGGCGGCGGCAAGAGAAAAGCTTCCAAAGACGGAGGAATTAGAATGAAAACGACAGTGGTAGCAGCAGCTGGCTGGCTTTTGCAGAAGGAATCTGAGACTGTTTTGGACTGCTCGGCCGGACTCAGATGATAGGAGCAGTGGCGAGAAAAAGAGGGAAATTCAGAAAGAAAGTGGAGGAATTTTGTGCTTTGTGTTGAGAAAACGCTATAATGTTGAGGAAGCGGGAAAGCCGGATCCATCAACccctactatatatatatatatataaacgagAAATATTAACTCCCACCATTGGTGACTCTGCCAACTCCAAGTCCAAGGGTGCATGATTTTAGAATGACGTAACCTAATACATGCATAtaactcattaataaaaaaaaataaaaggtacCATTTCATTGAGAGGGTAAATTGACGGCCCTACTTTGGACATTTTGATCATTTGCCCTCTTATATCCCTCCCTTTTTAACCATATATATCATCCAACATTTTCAGAtttaattaaccaaaaaaaaaaaaagggggcatAAAAACACTGGTTAACCTAATCTAAAAATGTTTAGTGAGTAGATGATGAACTCTTAATCCACACTAGTGTACTCTGTACGAGTGTCTTCCGTGGGGTCAAATGGGGTGTGTTGTTTGTTGGGGGATTGGGTTCAAATCATGACGCACAGTAGTTAACCATGCTTGGTTAGTAAACCCAAGATCAAGGATTGGGATCTTGTAGTTGTAGATCGACTCAAAGTGGGGTtacagaagagaagagaagagagttGGGGCGGTGGTGGAAATGCATTAGTGTGGAAGGGGACCCGTCCTCCTCTTctcttttgtcttcttctcttttgttgttttcaaataaaagagGATATTGCCacgttatttttatttttatttttataattaattaattaatgactttTTAGCCATAAGGGTTCGTTcatgaaataaatataattatccATAACAATGGATGCTAACTAGGAacttgattttattattatatgaaataTAACATTTAGCATGCATGTTTCTAGAATGAAATGGGTAAAATTAATGAGATTCTACTTGTAGCATATATGGTAATGGTATTAGTATATGTATCCTAAATTCATTCACTAACATTCTCCAATCTACATATCTCTTACTCTAAtgggattttaaattttaaattagtaaatttgaGGTGTCTCAAATCATCTTGATgctagaaaaaaataaaaataaaaattattatttttatttatttttggtaattGACAAAGAAAAATGAACCCTTAAGCTAGTGCTGCTGTGACTCTGACTGTGTCTGTGCTAGCTACCCAACCCTGATGAGTTGCACAGCAGATGGCTCCAAAAACTGAgcttaatttgatatatatatatatatgggccaCTACTATTCATCATCAGGACCACATGCTGCAATTTGTTGGACCAGTTGCAGTTGGACccactcctctctctctcatccatTACCAAAatatttcagtttttatttgccatttcactatatatattattatcactgggattctctttctctctactTTGTACTAGTTGTCGTTTGTTCCCAACCTTTGTTTTCTGAAACACATCCATCTATCTTCttgctttttgtttttaatttataacaaCTAGTTTCAggattttgggtttttttttttttttgctgggTAAAATATAAAGTCGGATGGACAATGTACTTGTATATGCGTGTTGAtaggatttatttttatacatattttttttatttaatttcaagcttaattttgtgtttttttttacttaaattatgaatttttatagattttacataattaattttttttgggtaagaaattaatttaaagaatttgaagcaaaaagatattataagttaatttataacattaattttaaaattaatattataaattaattaaataattaattttaattaaggaGAAAGAATTCTGGACAAGCAAAGAGTGCAAATTAAATGATGAGGAGATGAAGGTGGAGACAAGGAAGAATTGAAAAATTGGAGGAGTAGGGCAGCAGAATATTAACATCGAAGGGGAAGCAAAAGGAGGAGAAAAAGGACTGAAGCGGCGGACAGACGCATAAGTAAGGCGGCCAGACGGAGGCTGGAGCGGCAGAGTTGGACGGAACAAGGAGAGAGAAGAATTGGAATTGAGCAGCAGGCGTGGCCCACGCACAGCACAGAGCCAAGGAAACTCACGCACCAACCAACCACAAACCAGCTTGGCCCACGCAAAGCCAGCAACAAGGCGCGCGGCAAGTCAGAAGGCAGCGCGGCCAAGCGGGCGAGCAGCAGCTGGTTCGGGTCCGGTTCCGGATCTGGCTACGGAGCTGCTTCTTCTctgatttagattttaattaattccgttataaactaatttatttaaactaagATCATGTTATGACTGAAATTACGGCAGtgcaatttttataattttatgtaattgaatgATTTGAGTTACGTTGAGTTGTGTGATATTAGATTTAATACTTGTGAGTGATTAaacaccataaagtaaaattgattagaaataaaattttattttttatataattttaatgataaGGTGACTCACAAATCTTACCGTAAAATAGGAATTTCacaaatcataatatatttttatttaattaaactttcataaaaatataagaagttattaaatagaaatagatTTATTATAACTTAGAGATAggataataaatgtatttgaaGATTTTGTTGTGACGTGcctaatttatcaatttattcgcataaatttcataatttatacTAAATAACTAGGTTCATATATATgtcttagttattaaaatttattaatttctcttgaTTAAGTCATCATCCCAATcaattttactttattattttaattaattattttaataaaattcttaatattTGATAGGTTTAAGTTAAGATATGTAATTCCATAATTctgataattaaataagttaGTTCTTAAGGGATCGATCATTGAactcatatttattatattacttgcATGATATGAACTAGTATATTTGCTAGGTTTTGAGCGATCACATGCTACCAAATCTTTTTCAACTCATTGTCCCTATATGAGATTAGGCTTGATACAACTGACAACCTTATATAATATTCACAATGAAACAACATTCAACTCCTAATTAGAGATCCAAgggttatttaaattttattctaaaatcaaaattagttTGGACTTATTGAAATTTGGTTCGAAACCAATCCAAGACtgaaaattgatttaaaaaaataatattatttattaataataaatgtaaatcaattgattcttgtttagtttttgttatacaaaaatttgtttgagtgatatatataattatatttgttaaaaattcatattttgaaaaatgagaaaaaatattcatGTTATAATTAGACGAGTCCAATCCTAACCCAATCCAGTTCGATTTTTAGTTTGAGATTTTTGTCCTCAActtgattcaattaatttagGGTTCATCCAGTTCGGATCGAATGAATgttcctaatttgatgatatcaGTTAAGTTTTTATAATGGTGTCATTAATCTCTCAATTTACTAAACTTAATAAATGTATTGAAAGAGCACTGCAAGACACatgaaaatatgtctaaaacttatcatatttaaactttaaactctAAACTTTAGTAGCGGTGATAATTGGTAATGTGTCAGCATACAATAAAAGGGCATCTGTATTCGTTTACTGTGTTTTCAACGTGCATGCATGATAAGAGGCTTATCTAAAGTTTTATATCCATCATCATGAGGTGTCACTCGAGGAGCATACAGTGATGGAAGGCTTGAAAATTGCAGATGAGAGCGGAGGTGCAGGGAAGTGGAGCGTCCGGCAGACAAGAACAGGCAAAGGGAGGCTGCTGTGCTGGCTTGTCTTTTGGTAGGTCACTGTGTACAGCAGATAAGTGCCTGCAATTACAATTATATGTGTTGTCTGATGCTTGCTACTATTCAACTGCAGAATAAGAGAATGCAGAACAGGGACCAGCCTTGAATTATTGttcaaaatatcaacaaaaaaaaaaaaaaaaaaacgatctAAATACAATTGGTTAAGAGGAGCGAGAAGAACATTTTTCGGGTTTAAAGTTTAAGGTTTAAAATTTAAGCCggagaataataatatttagattttaaatttgaaattatttagatGTATTATTGTTGGGAGAATTCAGATTTGGGTCCTCCGTATAAGATGGGCCCAGACAATTGTTTCATGGGCTTTATCCCATAAGTGGCCCAATGTGTATGGATTTACCACGCACTAGTTTTGGCCCAATGTGTATGGATTTAGATTTTGGGGCCCAAATAATGAGGGGCAAAGGATGTACAACAATTATCATGTAATGCCATGTTCTGCAACAAccaaatgaagagaaaaatgggggaaagcAGGAGACAAGGAGATGGCAAGAAAGCAAAAACTGAATGGCCACGTATCAAACCCAAGTCTAATCTCACCGCTTCTCGCCTCAAAGATACCGATCTCTTCACGGTACTGTTTCTGTCTTTTAATATTTCTCTGGGTATGATGTGAATTTGTCTTTCTTGGGTTGTAATCTCTGCAACTCATCCGTGCTCTGTGATCCTTTCAT
This genomic stretch from Diospyros lotus cultivar Yz01 chromosome 1, ASM1463336v1, whole genome shotgun sequence harbors:
- the LOC127813574 gene encoding uncharacterized protein LOC127813574 isoform X1 — protein: MGKEWLSWGGAGSSKRAALGGGGEAQKETTTASAGCMSSVFHLFQLPSFKLDSFLSQQPTVLKGEEGTRNSLEITEERFIKGAMKEEGEAFSIPMGIQIKTSGRSKAAEAPKARTDESELLSPMARTPNLVARLMGLDLLPDPQTPVQNLKQEFGLRQPPSTGRSRSSRSILLDADIIGSRSLPETPRMSAARRSDVDHRFSLQINKENVGASQELEQISAERMKQVIESRVGRKFGMDLSNNLRNRDQRRDGNLVVSQGKNLLYESFSCSPRLKSKNKVKAETTKPSPLSSIPVDSELQQPRPKKEELQSQQDRKRSASERYGPRLRKLPKTLRNKQEEPFVRSPAGAANKSNLSAGKCRKPTLPSKLPSVTAPSLFAVKREPSSPTTKLPQKQNPQVSGALSRKRRTVQYLSSSLGQTYDQKARHPSTARETRHPGTTVGDDGAELQYIKRILKCTGIINNVNTDDVSFPKFHSPAHPLHPSIFHHLELSSVAKHSHLKHRCNRKLLFQLLDELLAEIMKPSMNAHHGRRLKGSQLIEELSSRIRSFVSEDIDGLIEKDFGRKEGEGWGEFEEEGEAIVAELEGEMVDWLVHETAMEVLWGSVTWRSRDPTLSASAALEPSLPRIRATRLGL
- the LOC127813574 gene encoding uncharacterized protein LOC127813574 isoform X2, whose amino-acid sequence is MGKEWLSWGGAGSSKRAALGGGGEAQKETTTASAGCMSSVFHLFQLPSFKLDSFLSQQPTVLKGEEGTRNSLEITEERFIKGAMKEEGEAFSIPMGIQIKTSGRSKAAEAPKARTDESELLSPMARTPNLVARLMGLDLLPDPQTPVQNLKQEFGLRQPPSTGRSRSSRSILLDADIIGSRSLPETPRMSAARRSDVDHRFSLQINKENVGASQELEQISAERMKQVIESRVGRKFGMDLSNNLRNRDQRRDGNLVVSQGKNLLYESFSCSPRLKSKNKVKAETTKPSPLSSIPVDSELQQPRPKKEELQSQQDRKRSASERYGPRLRKLPKTLRNKQEEPFVRSPAGAANKSNLSAGKCRKPTLPSKLPSVTAPSLFAVKREPSSPTTKLPQKQVSGALSRKRRTVQYLSSSLGQTYDQKARHPSTARETRHPGTTVGDDGAELQYIKRILKCTGIINNVNTDDVSFPKFHSPAHPLHPSIFHHLELSSVAKHSHLKHRCNRKLLFQLLDELLAEIMKPSMNAHHGRRLKGSQLIEELSSRIRSFVSEDIDGLIEKDFGRKEGEGWGEFEEEGEAIVAELEGEMVDWLVHETAMEVLWGSVTWRSRDPTLSASAALEPSLPRIRATRLGL